One genomic window of Micromonospora sp. WMMD1128 includes the following:
- a CDS encoding sulfite exporter TauE/SafE family protein has translation MDLSDVALLLVAGVAAGTVNAVAGGGSLITFPALIATGLPPVAANVSNSVAVFPGYAASVAGSRADLPRGRALWSLLPTAAVGTVLGCVLLLATPARAFELVVPFLVLGATAVLAFQDPLRRLVGHPARMSPRRRTVTVQTMVLVGTVYGGYFGAALGVMLVAGLALVLDATLARVTAVKNLLSAVVGLTTLVVFALFGPVQWVAVAVVAPATLIGGYAGARLARRLPAVVLKTVIVVFGTTIGLYLLWRALT, from the coding sequence ATGGATCTCTCGGACGTCGCGCTGCTGCTCGTCGCCGGCGTGGCCGCGGGCACGGTGAACGCGGTCGCCGGCGGCGGCTCCCTGATCACGTTCCCGGCGTTGATCGCGACCGGCCTGCCGCCGGTGGCGGCCAACGTCTCGAACTCGGTTGCGGTCTTCCCGGGGTACGCGGCGAGCGTTGCCGGCAGCCGGGCGGATCTGCCGCGCGGGCGGGCGTTGTGGTCGCTGCTGCCGACCGCGGCGGTGGGCACGGTGCTCGGGTGCGTGCTGCTGCTGGCCACGCCGGCCCGCGCGTTCGAGCTGGTGGTGCCGTTCCTGGTGCTCGGCGCGACGGCGGTGCTGGCGTTCCAGGATCCACTGCGCCGGCTGGTCGGCCATCCGGCGCGGATGAGCCCGCGCCGCCGTACCGTCACCGTGCAGACCATGGTCCTGGTCGGCACGGTGTACGGCGGCTATTTCGGCGCGGCGCTCGGGGTGATGCTGGTGGCCGGGCTGGCCCTGGTGCTGGATGCCACGTTGGCCCGGGTCACGGCGGTGAAGAACCTGCTCTCGGCCGTGGTGGGGTTGACCACGCTCGTGGTGTTCGCCCTGTTCGGCCCGGTGCAGTGGGTGGCCGTCGCGGTGGTCGCGCCGGCCACCCTGATCGGTGGGTACGCGGGCGCCCGGCTGGCCCGCCGACTGCCAGCGGTGGTGTTGAAGACGGTCATCGTGGTGTTCGGTACGACGATCGGCCTCTACCTGCTGTGGCGCGCGCTGACCTGA
- a CDS encoding threonine/serine dehydratase — protein MIALADIEAAADRIAGHVVHTPTVPSPGLSELLGVPVTAKLELLQRTGSFKARGAAAKLLVLDDAERAAGVVAVSGGNHGIAVAVMAGALGVAATVVMPSTAPARAVEVARAAGADVRLTDGMSEAFALMNRLREDGLTLLHPFDDPVVLAGQGTVGLEFADDAGELTDVLVSIGGGALISGVAAALRARRPGVRIWGVETEGAQAMSQALAKGGPVEVPLSSIVTTLSAPTVSQLTYDHVTALVSDVLVVSDAEAVRGTVELAEHAKVWAEPAAGCLLPAARLVRDRVGDGARLGLVLCGGNATVADVAAWTGRLGV, from the coding sequence ATGATCGCGCTTGCGGACATCGAGGCGGCAGCCGACCGGATCGCCGGTCACGTGGTCCACACGCCGACCGTGCCCAGCCCCGGCCTGTCCGAGCTGCTCGGCGTACCCGTCACCGCCAAGCTGGAGCTGCTGCAACGTACCGGATCGTTCAAAGCTCGGGGCGCGGCGGCGAAGCTGCTCGTCCTGGACGACGCCGAGCGGGCGGCGGGTGTGGTGGCCGTGAGCGGCGGCAACCACGGCATCGCGGTCGCGGTGATGGCGGGTGCCCTGGGCGTGGCGGCGACCGTGGTGATGCCTTCGACGGCGCCGGCGCGTGCCGTCGAGGTGGCCCGCGCGGCCGGCGCCGACGTCCGGTTGACCGACGGCATGTCGGAGGCGTTCGCGCTGATGAACCGGCTGCGGGAGGACGGCCTGACCCTGCTGCACCCGTTCGACGACCCGGTGGTGCTCGCCGGGCAGGGCACGGTCGGGTTGGAGTTCGCCGACGACGCCGGTGAGTTGACCGACGTGCTGGTCAGCATCGGCGGCGGGGCGTTGATCTCCGGGGTGGCGGCGGCGCTGCGGGCACGCCGGCCGGGGGTACGGATCTGGGGTGTGGAGACCGAGGGTGCGCAGGCGATGTCGCAGGCCCTGGCCAAGGGTGGGCCGGTCGAGGTGCCGCTGTCGTCGATCGTCACCACGCTCAGCGCGCCTACCGTCTCGCAGCTCACCTACGACCATGTGACGGCGCTGGTGAGTGACGTCCTCGTGGTCTCCGACGCGGAGGCGGTGCGGGGGACGGTGGAGTTGGCCGAGCACGCGAAGGTGTGGGCCGAGCCGGCCGCCGGATGCCTGCTGCCGGCGGCACGCCTCGTCCGCGACCGCGTGGGTGACGGCGCCCGGTTGGGCCTGGTGCTCTGCGGCGGCAATGCGACGGTCGCCGACGTGGCGGCGTGGACAGGGCGCCTCGGCGTCTGA
- the sigJ gene encoding RNA polymerase sigma factor SigJ, with product MTKPTGPGLDPALSERRQLINLAYRMLGSLTDAEDVVQETYARWFALTPGRREAIEAPGAWLTTVAGRICLDLLRSARARRERYVGQWIPEPLPDRAEWTCGRADGDPVDQVTLDESIGMAFLVVLESTTPAERVAFVLHDVFRYSFAEVAEVVGRTPGACRQLASSARRRVREAQTPGVPDATQVGIVRAFKQAWEASDIDALIGLLAPDATATGDGGGRVRAELRPVEGAEQIARFFAGRARTAAGVTILERTVNGQPGLVAQVDGVVGAVLAFDIAGDRIRSIWTILNPDKLRAWTTA from the coding sequence GTGACCAAACCCACCGGGCCAGGGCTCGATCCGGCCCTGAGCGAGCGGCGTCAGCTCATCAATCTCGCGTACCGGATGCTCGGGTCCCTCACCGACGCCGAGGACGTCGTGCAGGAGACGTACGCCCGCTGGTTTGCCCTGACGCCCGGGCGGCGGGAAGCGATCGAGGCGCCCGGCGCCTGGCTGACCACGGTCGCCGGCCGGATCTGCCTCGACCTGCTCCGCTCGGCGCGTGCCCGGCGGGAACGCTACGTGGGGCAATGGATCCCGGAGCCGCTGCCCGACCGCGCGGAGTGGACTTGCGGCCGGGCGGACGGTGACCCGGTCGACCAGGTCACCCTCGACGAGTCGATCGGCATGGCCTTCCTGGTGGTGCTCGAATCGACGACCCCCGCCGAACGCGTCGCGTTCGTCCTGCACGACGTGTTCCGTTACTCCTTCGCCGAGGTGGCCGAGGTCGTCGGCCGTACGCCGGGGGCGTGCCGCCAGTTGGCCTCGTCCGCCCGCCGCCGCGTCCGCGAGGCCCAGACCCCCGGGGTGCCGGATGCCACGCAGGTCGGCATCGTCCGGGCCTTCAAGCAGGCGTGGGAGGCGAGCGACATCGACGCGCTCATCGGCCTGCTGGCCCCCGACGCCACCGCGACCGGCGACGGCGGCGGACGCGTCCGAGCCGAACTCCGCCCGGTCGAGGGGGCCGAGCAGATCGCCCGGTTCTTCGCCGGTCGCGCCCGCACGGCAGCCGGCGTCACGATCCTGGAGCGTACGGTCAACGGCCAGCCCGGCCTGGTGGCGCAGGTGGACGGCGTCGTCGGGGCGGTGCTGGCGTTCGACATCGCGGGTGACCGGATCAGGAGCATCTGGACGATCCTCAACCCCGACAAGCTCCGCGCCTGGACGACCGCCTGA
- the wrbA gene encoding NAD(P)H:quinone oxidoreductase: protein MEAVRLAIIYYSATGTVHTLARAAVEGAERAGADVRLRRVAETAPAEAINARAEWAQHVRDTADVDVAEGDDLDWADAVLFGTPTRFGNVSSQLKAFIDTLGPLWFHGKLADKVYSAFTASNTLHGGQESTILSLSNVFYHWGGIIVPPGYTDPIQFRSGNPYGTSHVAGDGPPGDITLQAARHQARRVVDTAAALKAGRPT from the coding sequence ATGGAAGCAGTGCGTCTCGCGATCATCTACTACAGCGCCACCGGCACCGTCCACACCCTGGCCAGGGCCGCCGTCGAGGGCGCGGAGAGGGCCGGCGCGGACGTACGCCTGCGCAGGGTGGCCGAGACCGCCCCGGCCGAGGCGATCAACGCCAGGGCGGAGTGGGCGCAGCACGTCCGGGACACCGCCGACGTCGACGTGGCCGAAGGCGACGACCTGGACTGGGCCGACGCGGTCCTGTTCGGCACCCCCACCCGCTTCGGCAACGTGTCGAGCCAGCTCAAGGCGTTCATCGACACGCTCGGTCCGCTGTGGTTCCACGGCAAGCTCGCCGACAAGGTCTATTCGGCCTTCACCGCCTCCAACACGCTCCACGGCGGGCAGGAGTCGACCATCCTGTCGTTGTCGAACGTCTTCTACCACTGGGGCGGGATCATCGTGCCCCCCGGCTACACCGACCCGATCCAGTTCCGGTCGGGCAATCCCTACGGCACGTCCCACGTGGCCGGCGACGGGCCGCCCGGCGACATCACCCTCCAGGCGGCCCGCCACCAGGCTCGGCGCGTGGTCGACACGGCAGCCGCGCTGAAGGCCGGCCGCCCCACCTGA
- a CDS encoding Lrp/AsnC family transcriptional regulator, with protein sequence MDALDRKIIAELQRDGRLSLTDLATRIGLTVSPTHRRVRDLEASGAIVGYRAIVDPKQLGLGFEALVFVTMRQEDRATLLAFEEGVAAVPNVLLAQRLFGDPDYLLRVRTADLDAYARLEDDVLSALPGVQRLNSTLVMKSFVLDRPYPTHLG encoded by the coding sequence ATGGACGCGCTGGATCGGAAGATTATTGCTGAGCTGCAGCGAGATGGGCGGCTGAGCCTGACCGACCTGGCCACCCGAATCGGGTTGACGGTGTCTCCGACCCATCGCCGGGTGCGCGACCTGGAAGCGTCCGGGGCGATCGTGGGCTACCGGGCGATCGTGGACCCGAAGCAGTTGGGGCTGGGCTTCGAGGCCCTGGTGTTCGTCACCATGAGGCAGGAGGACCGCGCCACCCTGCTCGCCTTCGAGGAGGGTGTCGCGGCCGTCCCGAACGTCCTGTTGGCCCAGCGCCTGTTCGGCGACCCGGACTACCTGCTGCGCGTGCGGACAGCCGACCTGGATGCGTACGCGCGGCTCGAAGACGACGTGTTGTCGGCGCTTCCCGGCGTCCAGCGGTTGAACTCCACTCTCGTCATGAAAAGCTTCGTGCTCGACCGGCCCTACCCGACCCATCTCGGCTAG
- a CDS encoding LysE family translocator encodes MELAAVLAFSAIAFTLVVVPGPDWAFVLAAGARDHVVAPAVGGLMTGYALITILVVVGVGPLVATLPVALTGLTVAGAGYLVHLGVRTLRGSGRIDPVDAYAAAASSPGRHFVRGVGVSALNPKGLLIFLSILPQFTRTAGGWPAPAQLATLGGIFVLIVALFYLPLGHAADRVLGARPRIARITTGVAGAAMVLMGAALLIERIVETIS; translated from the coding sequence GTGGAACTCGCCGCCGTGCTGGCCTTCTCGGCCATCGCGTTCACGCTCGTCGTCGTCCCGGGTCCCGACTGGGCGTTCGTGCTCGCCGCCGGAGCACGCGACCATGTCGTCGCGCCTGCCGTGGGTGGCCTCATGACCGGCTACGCGCTCATCACGATCCTGGTCGTGGTCGGCGTCGGTCCGCTCGTCGCCACCCTGCCCGTCGCCCTGACCGGGCTCACCGTGGCCGGGGCCGGCTACCTGGTCCACCTCGGCGTCCGCACCTTGCGGGGAAGCGGGCGCATCGATCCCGTCGACGCGTACGCCGCAGCGGCGTCGTCCCCCGGCCGTCACTTCGTGCGGGGGGTCGGCGTGAGCGCCTTGAACCCCAAGGGACTCCTGATCTTCCTGTCGATCCTGCCGCAGTTCACCAGGACCGCCGGCGGGTGGCCGGCGCCGGCGCAGCTCGCGACCCTGGGCGGCATCTTCGTCCTCATCGTCGCCCTGTTCTATCTTCCTCTCGGTCATGCCGCCGATCGGGTGCTCGGCGCCCGGCCCCGCATCGCTCGGATCACGACCGGCGTCGCCGGCGCGGCCATGGTCCTGATGGGAGCGGCGCTGCTCATCGAGCGGATCGTGGAGACGATCTCGTAG
- a CDS encoding roadblock/LC7 domain-containing protein: MTRVEDLPRRTPGRTGTLPPPRTLPPSLAGNPALPYPAIGQELSALRLQIPGVHGCVLGGVDGLLITHNLQNDASPDDLAALAATMFGLGRQVGSRLGQGDFQQSTVRNESGYLSVYAVSKQALLAVVGTDSINVARLHLHAPTTAARLAELLDGVTPTAP; encoded by the coding sequence GTGACCCGGGTGGAAGACCTCCCACGCCGCACCCCGGGCCGCACGGGCACCCTGCCCCCGCCGCGCACCCTGCCACCCTCACTGGCCGGCAACCCGGCGCTGCCGTACCCGGCCATCGGGCAGGAACTGTCCGCGCTGCGGCTCCAGATCCCCGGTGTGCACGGCTGCGTCCTCGGCGGCGTCGACGGCCTGCTCATCACGCACAACCTCCAGAACGACGCCAGCCCCGACGACCTGGCGGCGCTCGCCGCCACCATGTTCGGGCTGGGCCGCCAGGTCGGGTCCCGGCTGGGCCAGGGCGACTTCCAGCAGTCCACGGTCCGCAACGAGAGCGGCTACCTCAGCGTCTACGCGGTGAGCAAGCAGGCGCTGCTCGCCGTGGTCGGCACGGACAGCATCAACGTGGCCCGCCTGCACCTGCACGCACCGACCACCGCGGCCCGCCTGGCCGAACTCCTCGACGGCGTCACCCCGACCGCGCCCTGA
- a CDS encoding helix-turn-helix transcriptional regulator encodes MRLTIPVIKVLSALLAEPDAPRYGLDLMRLTGLPSGTLYPVLHRLQAADWLAADWEDVDPIAAGRPARRYYRLTGEGIRSARLALAELRALAPAERPHEGAGPAGAPAW; translated from the coding sequence ATGCGGCTGACGATACCCGTGATCAAAGTGCTCTCGGCGCTGCTCGCCGAGCCCGACGCGCCCCGCTACGGCCTCGACCTGATGCGGCTCACCGGCCTGCCCAGCGGGACGCTCTATCCGGTGCTGCACCGCCTCCAGGCGGCCGACTGGCTCGCCGCCGACTGGGAGGACGTCGACCCGATCGCCGCCGGCCGGCCCGCCCGCCGCTACTACCGCCTCACCGGCGAGGGCATCCGATCCGCCCGGCTGGCCCTGGCCGAGCTGCGCGCCCTCGCCCCCGCCGAACGCCCCCACGAGGGCGCCGGCCCGGCCGGGGCGCCGGCGTGGTGA
- a CDS encoding M48 family metallopeptidase: MSLDGALPWCAGCDWNLDAYDADRRPPEFGWAWVDRRTHRLAARLTRQQYATLVGRPLESTGRSLAGALTVGISLLLLLGVAGLAVAGVWLLFAYPFPNFAVLVGVALIALAVALRPRFGRIDPDLEVLTPAEAPELHALVGEVAAAIGAPTPHVVGVDGDINAYAMSVGLRRRRVLALGLPLWGALDGPARVALLGHELGHFVNGDLRRGPVTQPALTMLGNAADLFRPRGDTRAEGLLVMVGEWLGRLVSWTLSRLLFAGHVVLVATALRDSQRAEYLADEMAARAGGTAGATRLLDVLLRAESVATVVRNAVRGGHGPGTWRAGTSRSLVGAADRLPLERQLTIREDASLFASHPPAGLRHRMLAARTSWEPAVELTEERVARIDAELARHYERAGRALSWSA, translated from the coding sequence GGAACCTCGACGCCTACGACGCGGACCGCCGACCGCCCGAGTTCGGCTGGGCCTGGGTCGACCGGCGGACCCACCGCCTCGCCGCACGGCTCACCCGCCAGCAGTACGCCACACTCGTCGGCCGGCCGCTGGAGTCGACCGGGCGCTCGCTCGCCGGCGCGCTCACCGTCGGCATCTCCCTGCTGTTGCTGCTCGGCGTGGCCGGACTGGCGGTGGCCGGGGTGTGGCTGCTGTTCGCGTACCCGTTCCCGAACTTCGCGGTGCTGGTCGGGGTGGCGCTGATCGCGCTGGCGGTGGCGCTGCGGCCCCGGTTCGGCCGGATCGACCCGGACCTGGAGGTGCTCACCCCGGCCGAGGCGCCGGAACTGCACGCCCTGGTCGGTGAGGTGGCGGCCGCCATCGGCGCGCCGACGCCGCACGTGGTCGGCGTCGACGGCGACATCAACGCGTACGCGATGTCGGTGGGCCTTCGCCGGCGGCGCGTGCTCGCCCTCGGGCTGCCGTTGTGGGGCGCGCTGGACGGGCCGGCGCGGGTCGCGTTGCTGGGCCACGAGCTCGGCCACTTCGTCAACGGCGACCTCCGTCGCGGCCCGGTGACCCAGCCGGCACTGACCATGCTCGGCAACGCCGCCGACCTGTTCCGGCCGCGGGGCGACACCCGGGCCGAGGGATTGCTGGTGATGGTCGGCGAGTGGCTGGGCCGGCTGGTGTCGTGGACGCTGTCCCGCCTGCTGTTCGCCGGTCACGTGGTGCTTGTCGCCACCGCGTTGCGGGACAGCCAGCGGGCCGAGTACCTGGCCGACGAGATGGCCGCCCGGGCCGGCGGCACGGCCGGTGCGACCCGCCTGCTCGACGTGCTGCTCCGCGCCGAGTCGGTGGCGACCGTGGTCCGCAACGCGGTGCGCGGCGGACACGGTCCGGGGACCTGGCGGGCGGGGACGAGCCGGTCCCTCGTCGGCGCGGCCGACCGGCTGCCGTTGGAGCGCCAGCTCACCATCCGCGAGGACGCCTCGCTGTTCGCCTCCCACCCGCCGGCCGGGCTGCGGCATCGGATGTTGGCGGCGCGCACCTCGTGGGAGCCGGCGGTGGAGCTGACCGAGGAGCGGGTCGCGCGGATCGATGCGGAGCTGGCCCGGCACTACGAGCGGGCCGGTCGGGCGTTGAGCTGGTCGGCCTGA